From the genome of Rhizobacter sp. AJA081-3:
AGTTCAACACCTCTTGTGCGCCGGTGTTCGTGCAGCGCGCCGGGCTGGCCGCGCTGGCCGGCGCCGACGACTTCGTGCCCGGGCTGATCGGCCGGCTCAAGTACTGCCGCGACACGCTGCTGCCGCAGCTGGCGGCGCTGCCCGGCGTCTCGGTGGCGAGCCCGGAGGGCGGCATGTACGCCTTCTTCCGCGTCGCCGGGCAGGACGACTCGCTGGCCTTCGCCAAGCGCCTGGTCACCGAAGTGGGCCTCGGCCTCGCCCCGGGCGCCGCCTTCGGGCCGGAGGCCGAGGGCTGGCTGCGCTGGTGCTTCGCCTCGCGCGACCCACAGCGGCTCATCGAAGGGGTGAAGCGGCTGTCCCGGGCGATCGGGCTATAATCCTGCGGTTTTGCGGCTGGCGGGGTTCCCCCGGGGCGGCAAGGCAGGCACGGCACTGGTCGGTTTCACCGGTGTCCGCAAGTGAAACCGGAAACCGTGGCGGGGTGCCCCATTCCATGAAGGGGGCCGAAGCTCGGTTTCATGAACAGGAAACGAGCACATGACCACCCTCAACAAGGCCGAGATCGTCAAGGCCAATGCCCGCAGCGGCAACGACACCGGATCCCCCGAAGTGCAGATCGCGCTGCTGACCGCGCGCATCAACGAGCTGACGCCGCACTTCAAGACCCACCTGAAGGACCACCACGGCCGCCGCGGCCTGCTCAAGCTGGTCAATCAGCGCAAGAGCCTGCTGGCCTACCTGAAGGACCGCGACGCGTCGCGCTACACCGCGCTGATCCAGAAGCTGGGCCTGCGCAAGTAATCCACGATGAATTCGAAGAGCCTGTCTGGAACCACCAGCACAGGCTCTTTGCGTTTGGAGTCAGGCAGCCACCGATGACGATGTGTCATTCCAAGGACGTTCCGAGGCGGAATGTCGCTGGAATGGCATCGCGCCAGGATGCCGCAGCTCCGGGGACAGGGGCGACACCCTCAGAGTCGCCCGAGACAAGAAATTGGAGAACCCAATGAGCATGTTCAACAAAGTCACCAAGACCTTCCAATGGGGCCAGCACAGCGTGACGCTGGAGACCGGCGAGATCGCTCGCCAGTCCAGCGGCGCCGTGCTCGTCAACGTCGAGGACACCGTGATCCTCGCCACCG
Proteins encoded in this window:
- the rpsO gene encoding 30S ribosomal protein S15, with the translated sequence MTTLNKAEIVKANARSGNDTGSPEVQIALLTARINELTPHFKTHLKDHHGRRGLLKLVNQRKSLLAYLKDRDASRYTALIQKLGLRK